One Alcaligenes ammonioxydans DNA segment encodes these proteins:
- a CDS encoding DUF294 nucleotidyltransferase-like domain-containing protein, with translation MSFAIPGESVAKTAVRQKAPGILAWLIAYPPFDQMQAQHCDYLIEHSELRFFSAGQVLLEQGARVDQLYLVRQGQIGTQAHGETQEYVEGDLLPVRELVSGQALESAYQVQEDCFTLCVAGEAVAHLLSISEPFRDYCLRGTSSLLASVWRSAQKSASAELGASYTLDMSLQSLTERGLLSCLPDCPVEQAVKDMHERQVSSMVVVNADQHLLGIFTLRDLRRLVAGGQYDPGQAMSEIMTPDPVWLAPQASAFDAALLMVEHQIGHVCLVQDHKVVGMVSERDVFSLQRVDLVHLSRALRCAQDVSGLVRLQADIGRLVDAMLAHGARSEQLTAVITRLNDHTVQRTIELSLPGSGLDGIEFCWLAFGSQARGEQTRHTDQDNGILFSASSPEQANAYRALLLPFARRVNEALDRCGMAWCTGNIMASNPELCLSEAEWLHRFQIMIERPAPEQLLESTIYFDCRSIWGQTSLLQRLQRRVLGMVNDNPVFQRMLAQSTCQTRIPSGKKRSRLEALMGQGDDKLDIKKQALAPMVDVLRVLALAHGCELPSSMDRLAVLTQRGVFSAEESEGLREAYRYLQLLRLQHHQTQLQQGQEPDNLVRLGSLGALDARVLREALSQVRRAQRILAFRYRL, from the coding sequence ATGTCCTTCGCGATTCCCGGTGAATCCGTGGCCAAGACGGCGGTGCGCCAGAAAGCGCCCGGCATCTTGGCCTGGTTGATTGCTTACCCACCTTTTGATCAGATGCAGGCACAGCACTGCGATTACCTGATCGAACATAGTGAGCTCCGGTTTTTCTCGGCCGGGCAGGTGCTGTTGGAGCAGGGCGCGCGCGTCGATCAGCTCTATCTTGTTCGCCAGGGACAGATCGGCACCCAGGCGCACGGCGAAACCCAGGAGTATGTGGAAGGAGACCTGCTGCCAGTGCGTGAGCTGGTGTCCGGGCAAGCGCTGGAGAGCGCCTACCAGGTACAGGAAGACTGTTTCACCTTGTGTGTGGCCGGTGAGGCCGTTGCGCATCTGTTGAGCATCAGCGAACCGTTTCGGGATTATTGTCTCCGCGGCACCAGCAGTTTGCTGGCTTCGGTCTGGCGCAGCGCTCAGAAAAGCGCCAGTGCCGAACTGGGGGCCAGTTATACCTTGGACATGAGTCTGCAGTCCCTGACAGAACGGGGGCTGCTCAGTTGTCTGCCTGATTGTCCGGTCGAGCAGGCCGTCAAAGACATGCACGAGCGGCAGGTCAGCAGCATGGTCGTGGTCAATGCCGATCAGCATCTGTTGGGGATCTTCACCTTGCGCGATCTGCGCCGTCTGGTGGCTGGAGGCCAATACGATCCAGGTCAGGCCATGTCGGAAATCATGACGCCGGACCCGGTCTGGCTTGCGCCTCAGGCTTCGGCGTTTGATGCGGCGCTGTTGATGGTCGAGCATCAGATCGGTCATGTCTGCCTGGTTCAGGATCATAAAGTGGTGGGCATGGTGTCCGAGCGCGATGTGTTCTCCTTGCAGCGCGTCGATCTGGTCCACCTGTCGCGTGCCTTGCGTTGCGCCCAGGATGTGTCCGGGCTGGTGCGCTTGCAAGCCGATATTGGCCGACTGGTCGATGCCATGCTGGCCCACGGTGCGCGCTCTGAGCAACTGACAGCCGTAATTACGCGTTTGAATGACCATACGGTTCAGCGCACGATCGAACTGTCTTTGCCCGGCTCGGGGCTGGATGGCATCGAGTTTTGCTGGCTGGCCTTTGGCAGCCAGGCCCGGGGTGAGCAGACCCGCCACACCGACCAGGATAATGGCATTTTATTTAGCGCCAGCTCGCCGGAGCAGGCCAACGCCTACCGGGCCTTGCTCCTGCCGTTTGCGCGTCGGGTCAACGAGGCTCTGGACCGTTGCGGCATGGCCTGGTGTACGGGCAATATCATGGCCAGCAACCCTGAGCTATGTCTTTCCGAAGCGGAATGGTTACATCGTTTTCAGATCATGATCGAGCGGCCGGCACCCGAGCAGTTGCTTGAGTCCACGATTTATTTTGACTGCCGGAGCATCTGGGGGCAGACCAGCCTGTTGCAACGTCTGCAGCGGCGCGTGCTGGGCATGGTGAACGATAATCCGGTGTTTCAGCGCATGCTGGCTCAAAGCACCTGTCAAACCCGCATTCCCAGTGGCAAAAAGCGCAGTCGTTTGGAGGCCTTGATGGGGCAGGGCGATGACAAGCTGGATATCAAGAAGCAGGCATTGGCCCCGATGGTGGATGTGTTGCGCGTGCTGGCGCTGGCCCACGGCTGTGAGTTGCCTTCGTCCATGGACCGGTTGGCGGTGTTGACCCAGCGTGGCGTCTTTAGCGCAGAGGAGTCGGAGGGCCTGCGCGAGGCCTACCGTTATTTGCAGTTGCTGCGTTTGCAACATCATCAGACGCAGTTGCAACAAGGCCAGGAGCCGGACAATCTGGTGCGTCTGGGCAGCTTGGGCGCACTGGATGCCCGTGTCTTGCGCGAGGCCTTGTCACAAGTGCGTCGTGCCCAGCGTATTCTGGCGTTCCGGTACCGCTTATGA
- the fliO gene encoding flagellar biosynthetic protein FliO, whose translation MLSLLLVVGLILAAAWVARRGGLLRNQNQQRIKILDNRRLGPRSSVALIRIDEREILIGITPQQISLLHTQASASPEADFQTHLDQHRAPR comes from the coding sequence ATGCTTAGCCTGCTGCTGGTTGTGGGCCTGATTCTGGCAGCAGCCTGGGTGGCCCGCCGCGGCGGACTGCTCAGGAATCAGAATCAGCAACGCATCAAGATTCTGGACAACCGGCGTCTGGGCCCGCGCAGCAGCGTCGCCCTGATCCGGATTGACGAGCGCGAAATTCTGATTGGCATCACTCCCCAGCAGATCAGCCTGTTGCACACACAGGCGTCTGCCAGCCCCGAGGCAGATTTCCAGACCCATCTGGACCAGCACCGTGCGCCCCGCTGA
- the fliI gene encoding flagellar protein export ATPase FliI: MVPAKLAPTPERWRAQLLSAQQRVQAIEPSLRSGRVVRATGLVLEATGLKLAVGAACKVELSAAQNIWAEAEVVGFEGRSLYLMPLSEISGLPPGARVVPVEAQLQPPVPLPDSDQPDRLPAQARSRHVPVGPGLLGRVVDGSGNPLDGLGPIDAQSCVPLSHTTPNPLKRSPIDTVLDVGVRAINGLLTVGRGQRMGLFAGSGVGKSVLLGMMARYTQADIIVVGLIGERGREVKEFIEHNLGEEGLQRSVVVAAPADVSPLLRLQGAVYATRLAEFFRDEGKNVLLIMDSLTRYAMAQREIALAIGEPPATKGYPPSVFAKLPALVERAGNGEPNAQGRCGSITAFYTVLTEGDDQQDPIADSARAILDGHIVLSRSLAETGHYPAIDIEASISRVMPSIVDPEQVKMVHRFKGLLSSYQRNRDLIAVGAYTRGNDPAIDQAIDRYPWLEAYLRQGMQQRVDMPRAFDELNAVLNSEQ, from the coding sequence ATGGTCCCTGCCAAGCTGGCCCCCACCCCCGAACGCTGGCGTGCCCAACTGCTATCGGCGCAACAACGGGTACAAGCGATCGAGCCCAGTTTGCGCAGCGGCCGTGTCGTGCGCGCCACCGGTCTGGTGCTGGAAGCCACAGGTTTGAAACTGGCAGTAGGTGCCGCCTGTAAAGTGGAGCTGTCTGCCGCCCAGAATATCTGGGCAGAAGCCGAGGTTGTGGGCTTTGAGGGCCGGTCCCTGTACCTGATGCCCCTGAGCGAAATTTCAGGCCTGCCGCCAGGGGCACGCGTGGTGCCCGTCGAGGCCCAACTGCAGCCCCCCGTTCCCCTGCCCGACTCCGATCAACCCGACAGGCTGCCTGCCCAGGCCCGCTCTCGCCACGTTCCGGTTGGCCCGGGGCTGCTGGGCCGGGTCGTGGACGGCAGCGGCAACCCGCTGGACGGCCTGGGTCCGATCGACGCCCAATCCTGCGTCCCGCTCAGCCACACCACACCCAACCCGCTCAAGCGCAGCCCGATCGACACGGTGCTGGATGTCGGCGTGCGCGCCATCAATGGTCTGCTCACCGTCGGTCGTGGTCAGCGCATGGGGCTGTTTGCCGGCTCCGGTGTAGGCAAGAGTGTGCTCCTGGGCATGATGGCGCGCTACACCCAGGCCGACATTATTGTCGTCGGCCTGATTGGCGAACGGGGCCGAGAAGTCAAGGAATTCATTGAGCACAACCTGGGCGAGGAAGGTCTGCAACGCTCGGTAGTGGTCGCTGCCCCGGCTGACGTCTCTCCCCTGCTACGTTTACAAGGCGCGGTCTATGCCACCCGTCTGGCCGAGTTTTTTCGCGATGAGGGCAAAAATGTCCTGTTGATCATGGACTCGCTGACGCGCTATGCGATGGCGCAGCGCGAGATCGCCTTGGCGATCGGCGAGCCGCCCGCTACCAAAGGCTACCCCCCTTCGGTATTTGCCAAACTGCCCGCACTGGTGGAACGCGCCGGTAATGGCGAACCGAATGCGCAGGGCCGTTGCGGCTCAATCACAGCGTTTTACACCGTGCTGACCGAGGGCGACGACCAGCAGGACCCGATTGCCGACTCGGCCCGAGCAATCCTGGACGGCCATATTGTGCTGTCGCGCAGTCTGGCCGAAACCGGCCACTACCCTGCCATTGATATTGAAGCCTCCATTTCGCGGGTCATGCCCAGCATCGTGGACCCTGAGCAAGTCAAGATGGTGCACCGTTTCAAGGGTCTGCTCTCCAGCTATCAACGCAACCGCGACCTGATTGCGGTGGGCGCCTACACCCGGGGCAACGACCCGGCCATTGACCAGGCCATTGATCGCTACCCTTGGCTAGAAGCCTACCTGCGCCAGGGCATGCAGCAACGTGTGGATATGCCACGCGCCTTTGATGAGTTGAATGCCGTTTTAAATAGCGAGCAATAA
- the fliQ gene encoding flagellar biosynthesis protein FliQ: protein MTPETVMSMTYTALKLALSMAGPMLIVVLVVGLGISIFQAATQINEMTLSFIPKLLAMGITVVLLGPWLINNMVDYMQGLLRGIPGLVN, encoded by the coding sequence ATGACTCCCGAGACCGTCATGTCCATGACCTATACCGCCTTGAAACTGGCTCTGTCCATGGCCGGCCCCATGCTGATCGTGGTGCTGGTCGTGGGTCTGGGCATCAGTATCTTCCAGGCGGCCACCCAGATCAATGAAATGACGTTGTCGTTCATCCCCAAGCTGCTGGCCATGGGCATTACCGTAGTGCTGCTGGGCCCATGGTTGATCAACAATATGGTCGACTATATGCAGGGCCTGCTACGCGGCATTCCCGGCCTGGTCAATTAG
- the fliP gene encoding flagellar type III secretion system pore protein FliP (The bacterial flagellar biogenesis protein FliP forms a type III secretion system (T3SS)-type pore required for flagellar assembly.), with translation MTAFSSPARAHVSIALLLALICLFLPSQAVGQAIPAITSTAGPNGSQTWSLSIQTLAMLTMMSFLPAALLMMTGFTRVIIVLGLLRNAMGTGTAPPNTVLVGLALFLTFFVMSPVFDQVYRDAYKPLSENKISFEAALEQGAQPLKTFMLHQTREADLKLFGDMAGVGELQTPEEVPLRVLVPAFVTSELKTAFQIGFTIFIPFLIIDLVIASVLMSLGMMMVPPVTISLPFKLMLFVLADGWHLLLGSLARSFYQ, from the coding sequence ATGACTGCATTTTCATCCCCTGCCCGAGCACACGTCAGTATCGCTCTGCTTCTGGCTCTGATCTGCCTGTTCCTGCCTTCCCAGGCCGTGGGGCAGGCCATTCCGGCCATCACCAGCACCGCGGGCCCGAACGGTTCGCAAACCTGGTCGCTCAGCATCCAGACCCTGGCCATGCTGACCATGATGTCCTTTCTGCCGGCGGCCCTGCTGATGATGACCGGCTTTACCCGTGTCATTATCGTGTTGGGCCTGCTGCGCAATGCCATGGGCACGGGGACAGCGCCACCCAATACGGTGCTGGTGGGTCTGGCTCTGTTTCTGACCTTCTTCGTGATGTCGCCGGTGTTTGACCAGGTGTATCGGGACGCCTACAAGCCGCTGTCGGAAAACAAGATCAGCTTTGAGGCGGCCCTGGAGCAAGGCGCTCAGCCCCTGAAAACCTTTATGCTGCATCAGACCCGCGAAGCCGACTTGAAATTGTTTGGCGATATGGCGGGCGTGGGCGAGCTGCAAACGCCCGAAGAAGTTCCCTTGCGTGTGCTGGTGCCCGCCTTTGTCACCAGCGAACTGAAAACCGCTTTCCAGATCGGTTTTACGATCTTCATTCCCTTTCTGATCATCGACCTGGTCATTGCCAGCGTGCTGATGTCCTTAGGGATGATGATGGTCCCGCCCGTGACCATTTCGCTGCCCTTTAAGCTCATGCTGTTTGTACTGGCCGACGGCTGGCATTTACTGCTGGGTTCGCTGGCCCGCAGCTTCTATCAATAA
- the fliR gene encoding flagellar biosynthetic protein FliR — MLDLNSAQLHAWLNAFLWPFIRILATLATVPFFSESAIPKRAKIGLGFILALIVAPSLPPLPDLPTASYEALLIAAQQVFIGVALGLTMRIVFAAVQTAGEFIGLQMGLSFASFFDPATGANTAVLSRLLNVIAVLTFLALNGHLLLLGVLVRTFHVLPIGADLNINGWGALLDWSSELWVSGMLLALPLIIVLLTINLAFGILNRTAQQLTIFAVGFPITLTIGLTLLVVVIPQTTPFLAQLFNSGYEAMMRVALGLAGP; from the coding sequence GTGCTTGACCTGAACTCCGCCCAGCTCCATGCCTGGCTGAACGCCTTTCTGTGGCCGTTCATCCGCATTCTGGCCACACTGGCGACAGTTCCTTTTTTCAGTGAATCCGCCATTCCCAAACGCGCCAAGATCGGGCTGGGTTTTATCCTCGCTCTGATCGTAGCGCCCTCGCTGCCCCCACTGCCTGATCTGCCCACCGCCTCGTACGAGGCTTTGCTGATTGCGGCGCAACAAGTGTTTATCGGCGTCGCGCTGGGGCTCACCATGCGTATCGTATTCGCAGCGGTACAGACAGCGGGCGAGTTCATCGGGCTGCAGATGGGCCTGTCCTTCGCCTCCTTCTTTGATCCGGCCACGGGCGCCAATACCGCCGTGCTGTCGCGGCTGCTGAACGTGATTGCGGTGCTGACTTTTCTGGCCCTGAACGGTCATCTGCTTTTGCTGGGTGTGCTGGTGCGCACGTTCCACGTATTGCCCATCGGTGCAGACCTGAACATCAATGGCTGGGGGGCATTGCTGGATTGGAGCAGCGAGTTGTGGGTGTCAGGCATGCTGCTGGCCCTGCCGCTGATTATTGTGCTTCTGACCATTAACCTGGCCTTCGGCATCTTGAACCGTACCGCCCAACAGCTGACGATTTTTGCGGTGGGTTTTCCGATTACGCTGACCATCGGCCTGACCTTGCTGGTCGTGGTGATCCCGCAAACCACGCCCTTTCTCGCCCAGTTGTTCAACTCCGGCTACGAAGCCATGATGCGGGTTGCCCTCGGGCTGGCTGGCCCTTAA
- the fliM gene encoding flagellar motor switch protein FliM: MSYQSFLSQDEVDALLAGVTGEGADTKPLNENLSGVRAYDLTSPDRVVRHRMQTLELINERFARRLRSTMLSFMRRNADITVGSIRIQKYSDFERNLPVPSNLNMVALKPLRGVSLFTYDPNLVFLIIDSLFGGHGRYNTRVEGRDFTTTEQRIIQRLLTLTLESYCGAWESIYPLEAEYMRSEMHTKFASISSSNDIVVVTSFNIEFGAQGGNLNICLPYSMIEPVRDLLTRPLQDKGTDAIDQRWTQQLSRQVRSAEVELIANFVNIDMTIAELTQLKVNDVLPIDIPTLIEAHVDGVPVLECQYGTSGGRYSLRVENILATNDSDLTKGKSL, translated from the coding sequence ATGTCGTATCAGAGCTTCTTATCCCAAGACGAAGTCGATGCACTGCTGGCCGGTGTTACCGGCGAAGGCGCTGACACCAAGCCCCTGAATGAAAACCTCTCTGGCGTGCGGGCCTATGACCTGACCTCGCCAGATCGGGTGGTGCGCCACCGCATGCAGACGCTGGAGCTGATCAACGAGCGCTTTGCCCGTCGGCTGCGCTCGACCATGCTCAGCTTCATGCGCCGTAACGCCGACATTACCGTCGGCTCCATTCGCATTCAGAAGTACTCGGACTTCGAGCGCAACCTGCCCGTGCCCAGCAACCTGAACATGGTTGCCTTAAAGCCTCTGCGTGGCGTGTCGCTGTTCACCTACGACCCAAACCTGGTCTTTCTGATTATCGACAGCCTGTTTGGTGGCCATGGCCGCTACAACACGCGTGTGGAAGGTCGCGACTTCACCACCACAGAACAACGCATTATCCAGCGTTTGCTGACCCTGACCCTGGAGAGCTATTGCGGCGCCTGGGAGTCGATCTACCCGCTTGAGGCGGAGTACATGCGCTCGGAAATGCACACCAAGTTTGCCAGCATCAGCAGCAGCAACGATATCGTGGTGGTGACCTCGTTCAATATTGAATTCGGCGCCCAAGGCGGCAATCTGAACATCTGCCTGCCCTACTCCATGATCGAGCCGGTGCGCGACCTGTTGACGCGCCCCTTGCAAGACAAGGGCACCGATGCCATCGACCAGCGCTGGACCCAGCAGCTCTCGCGCCAGGTGCGCAGCGCCGAAGTCGAGCTGATTGCCAACTTTGTCAATATCGACATGACCATTGCCGAGCTCACTCAGCTCAAGGTCAATGATGTGTTGCCCATTGACATCCCCACTCTAATTGAAGCCCACGTGGATGGGGTGCCGGTTCTGGAATGCCAGTATGGCACTTCCGGCGGCCGTTACTCCCTGCGGGTAGAAAACATCCTGGCCACCAACGACAGCGATTTGACTAAAGGTAAGTCCCTATGA
- a CDS encoding flagellar hook-length control protein FliK has product MTSPTLSVLPAAPAAPSAPVAPTAGPAAAHAPKDEGFAQHLQTQQQHVQGKGAGKTGTAARQDHTHTQALARSPKQAETVAGPAGASELDTLNTDPALMIADQSDLELDTEAPADSGLPAMALSILSQVQAIKNSKTEIKAAQTERTLPVTAAHTRQTLAAELSSTRAAAVATPLETTAAQADVDLSAELALPKSLENSNPLAATPVRKAAVNAAHVVNDTAFNTKLVASTASSQAHLMDDASASLAALGRHMAEDARAGVNLNLPALDASLLAQLSATPGTLPANSPAALPSAMTLAIATPVQSPEWGAAMGRQMITLAQQAQGSIQSADIRLDPPELGPLRITLQMQDGMAHAMITSPHAQVRQALEQSLQQLQQQFAENGLTLGQADVGDQHASHEAFREQLVAQGSQGEQAAFSLNTVASPEETDLLVNRSATRSLNPDALVDTFA; this is encoded by the coding sequence ATGACTTCGCCCACTCTTTCGGTTTTACCTGCGGCTCCTGCCGCACCCTCGGCCCCCGTCGCCCCTACGGCCGGGCCTGCGGCTGCGCACGCGCCCAAGGACGAAGGCTTTGCCCAGCATCTGCAAACGCAACAGCAACACGTGCAAGGCAAAGGGGCTGGCAAGACAGGGACCGCTGCCAGACAGGACCACACTCACACCCAGGCTCTCGCACGCAGCCCCAAACAGGCTGAGACAGTAGCCGGGCCAGCGGGGGCCAGTGAGCTGGACACCCTGAACACAGACCCGGCCTTGATGATCGCCGATCAGAGCGACCTGGAGCTGGACACCGAGGCACCGGCCGATAGCGGCCTGCCCGCAATGGCCTTGTCCATTCTGTCGCAAGTGCAAGCCATCAAGAACAGCAAAACCGAGATCAAAGCAGCGCAGACAGAGCGCACGCTACCTGTGACCGCCGCCCACACGCGCCAGACTCTGGCCGCCGAGCTGAGCAGTACCCGCGCCGCAGCCGTGGCGACCCCCTTGGAAACCACTGCGGCGCAAGCAGATGTTGACCTGAGTGCTGAACTGGCCTTGCCCAAATCCCTTGAGAACAGTAATCCGCTAGCTGCCACCCCCGTCCGCAAAGCGGCTGTCAATGCGGCCCACGTCGTAAACGACACCGCCTTTAACACCAAGCTCGTCGCGAGCACAGCGTCGTCTCAAGCTCATCTGATGGATGACGCTTCAGCGTCTCTGGCGGCCCTGGGTCGACACATGGCGGAGGATGCTCGTGCAGGCGTGAACCTGAATCTGCCCGCTCTGGATGCGTCCTTGCTGGCCCAACTGAGCGCCACGCCCGGCACGCTCCCGGCTAACAGTCCCGCCGCCTTACCCAGCGCAATGACGCTGGCCATTGCCACACCGGTTCAATCCCCTGAATGGGGCGCTGCCATGGGACGCCAGATGATTACACTGGCCCAGCAAGCCCAAGGCAGCATTCAGAGTGCTGATATCCGCCTGGACCCGCCTGAACTGGGCCCCCTGCGCATTACTTTGCAGATGCAGGACGGCATGGCCCACGCCATGATTACCTCACCCCACGCCCAAGTGCGTCAGGCCCTGGAGCAGTCCCTGCAACAACTGCAACAGCAGTTCGCGGAAAACGGCCTGACTCTGGGCCAGGCGGACGTGGGTGACCAGCACGCCTCGCATGAGGCCTTTCGCGAGCAATTGGTAGCCCAAGGCAGCCAGGGCGAACAGGCCGCCTTCAGCCTGAACACGGTGGCATCCCCAGAGGAGACCGACCTCTTGGTGAACCGCAGCGCTACCCGCTCGCTGAACCCGGATGCGCTGGTTGATACCTTCGCCTGA
- the fliJ gene encoding flagellar export protein FliJ, which translates to MKANASLHTLVDLSQNQVDDAARQLQELRTQRDAAQSQLEMLQTYRQDYAQRLLNVGQAGVTMANYHNFRRFIVTLDQAISQQNSVIHALEEKMEQGRQIWYGHQQRLKAYETLIDRRLQTQHVQQQRMEQRNSDEIAARLFTRSQTAY; encoded by the coding sequence ATGAAAGCCAACGCCTCCTTACATACGCTGGTCGATCTCAGTCAGAATCAGGTTGACGACGCCGCCCGTCAGTTGCAGGAACTGCGCACGCAGCGCGATGCGGCCCAATCGCAACTGGAAATGCTGCAAACCTATCGACAGGACTATGCCCAGCGCCTGCTCAATGTGGGTCAGGCGGGGGTAACCATGGCGAACTATCACAATTTCCGCCGCTTTATCGTGACATTGGACCAGGCCATTTCCCAGCAAAATAGTGTTATCCATGCGCTGGAAGAGAAGATGGAACAGGGACGACAGATCTGGTATGGCCACCAGCAACGCCTGAAAGCCTATGAAACCCTGATCGATCGTCGTCTCCAGACTCAACACGTCCAGCAGCAAAGAATGGAACAACGAAACAGCGACGAAATCGCTGCTCGTCTCTTTACCCGCAGCCAGACCGCCTATTAA
- the fliN gene encoding flagellar motor switch protein FliN → MSDPHNPNDRSAPEDDWAAAMAEQQAGTQSSTQAQGLEQPLEDDWASALAEQSAATPVHEPSPASNLFPPMEPAQNTATTDIDMIMDIPVQLSVELGRTRLTIKNILQLGQGSVVELDGLAGEPLDIYVNGYLIAQGEVVVVDDKYGIRVTDIVTPSDRIQRLNGRR, encoded by the coding sequence ATGAGCGACCCTCACAACCCTAACGACCGGTCTGCGCCCGAGGACGACTGGGCAGCCGCGATGGCTGAGCAACAGGCCGGCACCCAAAGCAGCACCCAGGCCCAAGGTCTGGAACAGCCCCTGGAAGATGACTGGGCCTCGGCCCTGGCCGAGCAAAGCGCGGCTACGCCGGTGCACGAACCCAGCCCGGCCAGCAATCTGTTCCCCCCCATGGAACCGGCCCAGAACACGGCAACCACCGATATCGACATGATTATGGACATCCCCGTCCAGCTGTCGGTAGAGCTGGGTCGCACCCGCCTGACCATCAAGAACATTCTGCAACTGGGCCAGGGCTCGGTCGTGGAGCTGGACGGCCTGGCCGGCGAGCCCCTGGATATTTATGTGAACGGCTACCTTATCGCCCAGGGTGAAGTGGTGGTCGTAGACGACAAGTACGGGATTCGCGTCACCGATATTGTGACGCCCTCGGACCGTATCCAGCGACTGAACGGTCGTCGCTAG
- a CDS encoding 3'-5' exonuclease, protein MKLLSWLPWRRASFAARSPSLSWSGVDELTWDEAAFTVLDLETSGLEPKRHHIVQMGAVRLERGSIALGNVWAGLVRAHGERSPESLLIHEISPQLQEKGEPLPQLMRDFARYSENSVWVAWDADFDLAFLDRAWPQAGVQQARPLALDLAELAACLLPEWRGRRLGLDDCLRYCGLPVSERHDALGDALISAQLMQLLIGRAKQKGVLTLGQARRLMQAHKQRQAHAF, encoded by the coding sequence ATGAAATTGCTCTCTTGGCTCCCCTGGCGACGCGCTTCCTTCGCCGCCCGTAGCCCCTCCCTGTCCTGGAGCGGGGTGGATGAGCTCACATGGGACGAAGCGGCATTTACCGTGTTGGACCTGGAAACCAGCGGGCTGGAACCCAAACGCCACCATATTGTGCAAATGGGCGCAGTACGACTGGAGCGGGGCTCGATTGCCCTGGGCAATGTGTGGGCCGGTCTGGTGCGCGCACACGGCGAACGCAGTCCAGAGAGTCTGCTGATTCATGAGATCAGTCCGCAGCTGCAGGAAAAAGGTGAACCCTTGCCGCAGCTCATGCGTGACTTTGCCCGTTATTCGGAAAACTCGGTCTGGGTCGCCTGGGATGCCGATTTTGATCTGGCATTTCTGGACCGTGCCTGGCCTCAGGCCGGTGTGCAACAGGCCCGGCCTCTGGCCCTGGATCTGGCTGAACTGGCAGCGTGTCTGCTGCCCGAATGGCGTGGTCGTCGACTGGGCCTGGATGATTGTCTGCGGTATTGTGGTCTGCCGGTCAGTGAGCGGCATGATGCCCTGGGAGACGCGTTGATCAGCGCCCAGTTGATGCAGTTGTTGATTGGACGTGCCAAACAAAAAGGTGTCCTGACGCTGGGCCAGGCCCGGCGTCTGATGCAGGCGCACAAGCAGCGCCAGGCCCATGCCTTTTAA
- a CDS encoding flagellar basal body-associated FliL family protein, with protein sequence MKTGLLVLFIIAASVGATLYYSWQQSSPPAWLAWAEKGQSVEAAPAPDEPAAVKINAKPIFAPLDPFTVTLNENGRSRILYVGITLRVQDDGSRAMLVEYMPMVRDRVLKILAEQRPTYIQTSEGRQALVAQLSAGLKEPYPPNPAVPHINDVLFTAFVIQ encoded by the coding sequence ATGAAAACCGGTCTGCTGGTTCTGTTTATTATCGCCGCTAGCGTGGGCGCAACCCTGTACTACTCCTGGCAACAAAGCAGCCCGCCTGCGTGGTTGGCCTGGGCAGAAAAAGGCCAGTCGGTTGAAGCCGCTCCTGCCCCTGACGAGCCTGCCGCCGTCAAGATCAACGCCAAGCCCATTTTTGCGCCGCTGGACCCGTTCACCGTCACCCTGAACGAGAATGGCCGCTCGCGCATTCTGTATGTGGGCATCACCTTGCGCGTTCAGGATGATGGTTCGCGCGCCATGTTGGTGGAGTACATGCCCATGGTTCGTGACCGGGTGCTCAAGATCCTGGCTGAACAGCGTCCCACCTACATCCAGACTTCCGAAGGGCGTCAAGCCTTGGTTGCACAGCTGAGCGCGGGCCTGAAAGAGCCCTACCCGCCCAATCCTGCTGTTCCGCACATCAATGATGTCCTGTTCACCGCCTTTGTCATCCAATAA